A single Triticum dicoccoides isolate Atlit2015 ecotype Zavitan chromosome 2A, WEW_v2.0, whole genome shotgun sequence DNA region contains:
- the LOC119352941 gene encoding UDP-glucosyltransferase UGT13248-like isoform X1 yields the protein MESTPAATASSGVGHGGGNEGATVLLLPIPGALGHTNPMLELGRRLAHHGLRPTFVTTRHVLSVTPPPGAPFRVAAISDGFDAGGFASCPDPAEYFSRLEAVGSETLRELLLSEEAAAVRVLVYDSHLPWAGRVARAAGVPTAALFTQPCAVNVVYGEVWAGRLALPVTDGRELLAHGALGLELGPEDVPPFVAAPESLAVFLKTSIEQFDGVEDADDVLVNSFSDMEPKEVDYMKLTWGAKTIGPTLPSFYLGDDRLPSNKSYGFNVFVDDVACIDWLEKQSISSVVLVSNGSYANYDATQLEELGNGLCNSSKPFLWVVRSDEAHKLSEQLKVKCEKNGLIVSWCPQLEVLAHKAIGCFVTHCGWNSTLEAVVCGVPLVGIPHWADQPTIAKYVESMWGMGVRLRKSETGSLRSAEVERCVREVMDGDKKDEYKRNATKCMKKAKKAMREGGTSDKHIVEFVAKYSSI from the exons ATGGAGAGCACGCCGGCGGCCACCGCCAGCtcgggcgtcggccatggaggcgGCAACGAGGGCGCGACCGTGCTCCTCCTGCCGATCCCGGGGGCGCTGGGCCACACGAACCCGATGCTGGAGCTGGGCCGCCGCCTGGCGCACCACGGCCTCCGCCCCACGTTCGTCACCACCCGCCACGTGCTTTCCGTCACCCCGCCCCCCGGCGCGCCCTTCCGCGTGGCCGCCATCTCCGACGGCTTCGACGCCGGCGGCTTCGCCTCGTGCCCAGACCCTGCCGAGTACTTCTCCCGTCTGGAGGCCGTGGGGTCCGAGACGCTGCGGGAGCTCCTGCTGTCGGAGGAGGCGGCCGCGGTGCGCGTGCTGGTGTACGACTCGCACCTGCCGTGGGCGGGGCGGGTGGCGCGGGCCGCCGGCGTGCCCACCGCGGCGTTGTTCACGCAGCCGTGCGCGGTGAACGTCGTCTACGGGGAGGTGTGGGCGGGGCGGCTGGCGCTGCCGGTGACGGACGGGCGTGAGCTGCTGGCGCACGGAGCGCTGGGCTTGGAGCTGGGGCCGGAAGACGTGCCGCCATTCGTGGCGGCACCGGAGTCGCTGGCGGTGTTCCTTAAGACGTCGATTGAGCAGTTCGACGGGGTGGAGGACGCCGACGACGTGCTCGTCAACTCTTTCAGCGACATGGAGCCGAAG GAGGTGGATTACATGAAGTTAACATGGGGAGCGAAGACTATAGGTCCCACCTTGCCATCATTTTATCTCGGCGATGATCGCCTGCCATCCAACAAGTCTTATGGTTTCAACGTTtttgttgatgacgtggcatgcataGATTGGCTTGAAAAGCAGAGCATCTCCTCCGTTGTGCTTGTATCAAATGGGAGTTACGCAAACTATGACGCGACTCAGTTGGAGGAGCTTGGCAATGGTCTATGCAATTCTAGCAAACCTTTCCTCTGGGTTGTTAGATCCGACGAGGCACACAAGTTATCTGAGCAACTCAAGGTGAAATGTGAGAAAAATGGATTAATTGTCTCTTGGTGCCCCCAGCTTGAGGTTCTAGCACACAAGGCAATTG GTTGTTTTGTTACCCACTGTGGATGGAACTCGACACTAGAGGCAGTTGTTTGTGGTGTACCTCTTGTGGGAATTCCGCACTGGGCGGACCAACCCACTATCGCAAAGTATGTGGAGAGCATGTGGGGTATGGGTGTGCGATTGCGGAAGAGTGAAACTGGATCACTAAGGAGTGCGGAGGTCGAGAGGTGTGTTAGAGAGGTAATGGATGGGGATAAGAAGGACGAGTACAAAAGGAATGCTACGAAGtgtatgaaaaaggctaagaaggcaATGCGAGAAGGAGGAACCTCAGACAAGCATATCGTTGAATTTGTTGCCAAGTATTCGTCAATTTAA
- the LOC119352941 gene encoding UDP-glucosyltransferase UGT13248-like isoform X2, with the protein MESTPGATVLLLPIPGALGHTNPMLELGRRLAHHGLRPTFVTTRHVLSVTPPPGAPFRVAAISDGFDAGGFASCPDPAEYFSRLEAVGSETLRELLLSEEAAAVRVLVYDSHLPWAGRVARAAGVPTAALFTQPCAVNVVYGEVWAGRLALPVTDGRELLAHGALGLELGPEDVPPFVAAPESLAVFLKTSIEQFDGVEDADDVLVNSFSDMEPKEVDYMKLTWGAKTIGPTLPSFYLGDDRLPSNKSYGFNVFVDDVACIDWLEKQSISSVVLVSNGSYANYDATQLEELGNGLCNSSKPFLWVVRSDEAHKLSEQLKVKCEKNGLIVSWCPQLEVLAHKAIGCFVTHCGWNSTLEAVVCGVPLVGIPHWADQPTIAKYVESMWGMGVRLRKSETGSLRSAEVERCVREVMDGDKKDEYKRNATKCMKKAKKAMREGGTSDKHIVEFVAKYSSI; encoded by the exons ATGGAGAGCACGCCG GGCGCGACCGTGCTCCTCCTGCCGATCCCGGGGGCGCTGGGCCACACGAACCCGATGCTGGAGCTGGGCCGCCGCCTGGCGCACCACGGCCTCCGCCCCACGTTCGTCACCACCCGCCACGTGCTTTCCGTCACCCCGCCCCCCGGCGCGCCCTTCCGCGTGGCCGCCATCTCCGACGGCTTCGACGCCGGCGGCTTCGCCTCGTGCCCAGACCCTGCCGAGTACTTCTCCCGTCTGGAGGCCGTGGGGTCCGAGACGCTGCGGGAGCTCCTGCTGTCGGAGGAGGCGGCCGCGGTGCGCGTGCTGGTGTACGACTCGCACCTGCCGTGGGCGGGGCGGGTGGCGCGGGCCGCCGGCGTGCCCACCGCGGCGTTGTTCACGCAGCCGTGCGCGGTGAACGTCGTCTACGGGGAGGTGTGGGCGGGGCGGCTGGCGCTGCCGGTGACGGACGGGCGTGAGCTGCTGGCGCACGGAGCGCTGGGCTTGGAGCTGGGGCCGGAAGACGTGCCGCCATTCGTGGCGGCACCGGAGTCGCTGGCGGTGTTCCTTAAGACGTCGATTGAGCAGTTCGACGGGGTGGAGGACGCCGACGACGTGCTCGTCAACTCTTTCAGCGACATGGAGCCGAAG GAGGTGGATTACATGAAGTTAACATGGGGAGCGAAGACTATAGGTCCCACCTTGCCATCATTTTATCTCGGCGATGATCGCCTGCCATCCAACAAGTCTTATGGTTTCAACGTTtttgttgatgacgtggcatgcataGATTGGCTTGAAAAGCAGAGCATCTCCTCCGTTGTGCTTGTATCAAATGGGAGTTACGCAAACTATGACGCGACTCAGTTGGAGGAGCTTGGCAATGGTCTATGCAATTCTAGCAAACCTTTCCTCTGGGTTGTTAGATCCGACGAGGCACACAAGTTATCTGAGCAACTCAAGGTGAAATGTGAGAAAAATGGATTAATTGTCTCTTGGTGCCCCCAGCTTGAGGTTCTAGCACACAAGGCAATTG GTTGTTTTGTTACCCACTGTGGATGGAACTCGACACTAGAGGCAGTTGTTTGTGGTGTACCTCTTGTGGGAATTCCGCACTGGGCGGACCAACCCACTATCGCAAAGTATGTGGAGAGCATGTGGGGTATGGGTGTGCGATTGCGGAAGAGTGAAACTGGATCACTAAGGAGTGCGGAGGTCGAGAGGTGTGTTAGAGAGGTAATGGATGGGGATAAGAAGGACGAGTACAAAAGGAATGCTACGAAGtgtatgaaaaaggctaagaaggcaATGCGAGAAGGAGGAACCTCAGACAAGCATATCGTTGAATTTGTTGCCAAGTATTCGTCAATTTAA
- the LOC119357497 gene encoding senescence-specific cysteine protease SAG39-like, with amino-acid sequence MASYWIVLLFTSSCALNGALAARDLTDDPSMAARHEQWMGKYGRKYSDATEKTRRLEVFKANVALIESANAGNSKFWLEANQFADITEDEFRATHTGIETPVAADKGRSAGFRYANASLDDLPASVDWRTNGAVTPVKDQGQCGCCWAFSTVASMEGIVKLSTGKLVSLSEQELVDYDGTDKGCEGGLMDNVFEFVVENGGLATEADYPYTGADGSTCDSSTAAATITGHEDVPANDEASLLKAVAAQPVSLAVDGGDNLFRFYKGGVLSGSCGTELDHGITTVGYSVAGDGTKFWVMKNSWGAGWGEDGFIRMERDVADEKGLCGLAMQPSYPTT; translated from the exons ATGGCTAGTTACTGGATAGTTCTCCTTTTCACGAGCTCCTGCGCGCTCAATGGCGCACTGGCGGCACGCGACCTCACCGACGACCCGTCCATGGCCGCGAGGCACGAGCAGTGGATGGGCAAGTATGGCCGCAAGTACAGTGACGCCACAGAGAAAACACGGCGGCTGGAGGTGTTCAAGGCCAACGTCGCGCTCATCGAGTCCGCCAACGCCGGGAACAGCAAGTTCTGGCTGGAGGCCAACCAGTTTGCCGATATCACTGAGGACGAGTTCAGGGCTACCCACA CAGGAATTGAGACT ccagttgctgctgacaAGGGCCGGAGCGCTGGGTTCAGGTACGCGAATGCCAGCCTCGACGACCTCCCGGCCTCCGTCGACTGGAGAACCAATGGCGCGGTCACTCCCGTCAAAGACCAAGGCCAATGTG GGTGCTGCTGGGCGTTCTCCACGGTGGCTTCTATGGAGGGCATCGTGAAGCTGAGCACGGGCAAGCTGGTGTCCCTCTCGGAGCAGGAGCTGGTTGACTACGACGGCACGGACAAGGGCTGCGAGGGTGGGCTCATGGACAACGTCTTCGAGTTCGTCGTCGAAAACGGGGGCCTCGCCACCGAGGCCGACTACCCCTACACCGGCGCAGACGGCAGCACATGCGACTCCAGCACGGCTGCAGCGACCATCACGGGGCACGAGGACGTGCCGGCCAATGATGAGGCGTCGCTGCTTAAGGCGGTGGCGGCACAGCCCGTGTCCCTGGCCGTCGACGGCGGGGACAACCTCTTCCGTTTCTACAAGGGCGGCGTGCTCTCGGGCAGCTGCGGCACGGAGctcgaccacggcatcacgacggtCGGGTACAGCGTGGCTGGGGACGGGACCAAGTTCTGGGTGATGAAGAACTcgtggggcgcggggtggggcgaggACGGGTTTATCAGGATGGAGAGGGACGTCGCCGACGAGAAGGGCCTCTGCGGGCTCGCCATGCAGCCTTCCTACCCCACCACGTAG